The Rosa rugosa chromosome 1, drRosRugo1.1, whole genome shotgun sequence genomic sequence TCTCGCTCTCTTATATAGTGCGAGCTAGTCTGGTTAAAGTTGAACACAAGGTGTGGTTAGAGTTGAACCCATGGTTATGGGCGCGGGAGTGACTTGTGACCAGTATGGGGAAGTTGGGAATGGGTTCAGATCAATTATGTTTCATTTTCGGTGCTTGCTTTGAGTGGTCGTAGTATAACGCTTCCCGAGCTCTCAGAAAGCTCAGCCTTACACTACTAGAAAATTGGCCAAAGCACACCCTCCAATACGGGTGCTCATTACTCACAAAAGCCACCAAAATCTTCTTTAGCCACTATGCAGTCACCCAAACCTTGACAGTGCTCTTTGCCCCAGTTTCCTTTGAAACATAGGGCACCAATACATTATCGGTGGGCTATTTTAACCAAACTGACATGTTTGTCACATCACTCTCTAATATTACTTTTGTCAGGTGCCACATCATCTTTTACACCATTATATCTTTAATTGGCAACTCTAACAACAGTGGGAAACATgccccaaattttttttaaaaaaaattggtgcCATTTTTAATTGGCACCAAACTGGAgctttttttttacttttttttcccctttttttcttCCTGGTCATCAGTCTTGTATCCACAATATATACATTTTTTTCCGATGACATCCACAATATATACATGGTAATACACACTACTGATAATAAAAAATTAGACAATCAGATACATTTAATGGTCCCGAGTATACTAAACATCTGAAATTAAATCATAAGTCAGAGTACTAGCACTTTCCGCTTTGTGGTGATCCTCTTTGGTCTTTAGCTCTGTCCAACTTTTGAAGTCCAGCTTTTTAAGTCCGCCTGTAAATGTGAACAAACACAACACAACTACAGGTCTGTCACCATTTGTTTACATACTAAACCAAAatctaaaaaagaaaacaaaatgtcaGTGTAACGAGCAAAGTGCCCCAATTAGAAAAGCATAATAACTCATGTTAAGGAAGCCGCCCCATGTAGAAAAACATAATAATACCTGCAAGTGCAACCCTTCAAAACAAATGAGAAGTGAATTGGTACCTACAGTTCAACAAAAGTTAATTAAtatcaagccaataaaagtaaTAAACAAGAGGAATGAGAATCAATCTGTTGAAAGCATTAACAAGAGTGTATACAAGTACAATAAGTAATCTTTTAAAATTACTTGCAACATTGTCAGAACACAGAACCACAGGCACATATTGCAACAAAAGCATTCAAGAACACAACTTATAGAGAAATTCAAAGTAGAATAAAGGAAACTGCAAAAACACCACTGACTACTTACAGATTCATTGTGACCCGTCAAAGAATGCATCAAGGTACCATCAGAAGCATTTCGTACACATTCTACAGCTAAAAGGGCACCATAAAGAAGAAAACATAAACTAAACACAGTAAGTGCAAATTTTACACCAtcgtaaggaaaaaaaaaagcaacgaCGGATGAAACAATAATCCATAGCTATATTACCCTTCCACCAGAATGAACACTCTTTCAGTGAGAGTTGAATTGTAAACTAAGGCACCGGTCACATGAACAACAATAGAAGGCAAATCTGTCAGAAGGAACAATACTTGTTAGCTTTCTACATATCCACAAAAATAGATCAAAAAGAGAGTTGTGATCTCAATAAAAATGCAAATCTGATAAATACACCACTgcaaaattttataaagaacaAACTTCGCAATGTAAAACACTCAAAAAAGAATTTGAAGGAGATGATAGTTTTAAAAGATACATAGCCAAATTACGAACTATAGGAACAAATTTAACCCAAATGATAATCAGACAATTTCAGAACAATAGGAATAAATAGGGGAATCCCAAAACATTAGTAGACATAGTGGCATTGAAAGCAACTCCCACTGAACATATAGATCATTACATTCCTAGATATATCCATGGCTAACAATACAACATAATGCCCAAGGTACAAAAAATTGCCAAAAAATTGAGGAATTAGGGACTTCAAATTGGCTCCTATTGCTGGACCCTTCAACATGCACTCCATATTCTAAGACTCTGATCACACACTTCAATAAAATTTAGAGGTTGAActaaatatataattatttgGCAGCATACCTCTTCAACTATGAGACATAAAACTTTTGAGGCAGTGGCTTCAAACTGCGGTTCCTGCAATGCGAAAACATTGAACTCAGGTTTTATACTCTCACACCCAATTGACTCTATTCTATGGcttgagaaaaatgaaaaatcctcGTTGAACAGATTTAATGCTTGAACAATGAATATAAGTACTGTTGTATAACATGTTTATCAATTGCTTTGCTATATGTTGTTTGACTGTATGCATCACACTAGAAAATATGAATGCTGATTAAAACAAAGCAACAATAGCCACTAGAAACACAATGACTGTGATACCTTGGTAATTTTACTGGATTATATATGCTTGTAAATTCACCACACAGAAATTAGCATAAAACAGAGAACGTTGTGAAGGCATGGAGAAAGACATCAAGACAATAGGATCCTGATAGTGGTGGCGCGTGGGATGAATGGAGGTAAGGAACCTTCCAAGAAGTGACCCGACCATATGGGTTTTGTAGATCGGCTCACCCTCGAGCCATTGGTGTAGGCGGTGTCACAAGCATCTCTAAGGTGATAGTGGATCCTGTATCCATAGATCATTTCAGATCGAGGAAGAAATGGAGACGATGAGGGAGGGGAAGAGAGCAATTATTTGAGTTTTCCAAAGACCCACGCACCTGCGTCAAATTTAGTCCTTTTGGCTGACATTGGGGTCGAAATGGTAAATACTTGCAACAGAAAGTGTGCCACGTATGCCAATTATTCATTTATTACTAATTATTATATCGAAATTGTATCAAAACTAAAGTATTATATTGAAAAAAAGAATATTGGCACTGATGGTCGGTGACATTTTCATATCAATACACCGATAATCTCAATGGTGTCAAACCATCATGTAAAAGACACCAACCCAAATCGGCGTGCCCAGGTCGGTGCCCTTTGGCTAGTTTTCTAGTAGTGTAATTACAGAGTAGATGATCTGGGCCTTTCTCACTTATAGAGTGGTGCCTTGGTTAAAGTTGAAGAAAGGGAAACTTTCACCAATATGGCAGATTGGCAacccaattcaattcaattcaatcacTCATTCATCTATCTCTCAATTATTTCTCTTCCTCAGACCCCAaaaacatttatttcttttcctACTATATATCTTAGCTTAATTAATTAGCTAGTAAACGATAAAACATGTTACAGTGGTTTAGTTTAGTCTGCAGCTTTTAACGTATAGATTGTTCTGGAAGAATGAACGGTTTGATCCAGTCTAATATCAATTACAACCTTAATTACAACTGTGTTTTGATCATTTGATCCAGTCTAATATCCATCATATATAGTACTTACTGTTTCTTAAAACCCTAGCTCCAAATTCGCAACCTTGATTCCATAACTAAAACCTTAATATTAACCATTTGTTTCCCTGCATCCGAGGTCCTTGAATGAAAAACAAAGCATGTCAACGTCAAAACTTGCTACCTAGTATCTTATCTTACTTAGCTGTTAGTAAATATCAAGTAaaagacaattatttattttaaaattaagGTATCAATCTCTTAAGGAACAATACATATATACAGTATGGAGCTTTAAGAAAGATCATTGAAGCAAAGAGGACATTGTATTTGACGCACCACGAAGGAATAATGACTGTGTATTCAGGATTTTTGACGCACTTCATTTGTTAGGTACCTATATGAGGTCCTTGAGAAATCTGACATGGTTGATACATTTGGGTTCGTGGATCCTGCACGGGTCGTCTCTATTGGGGTATCAGATTCAAAGAATGTAGTGAACAATTTAGTACAACGGATGCAACATGGAAAGTCTCATCGTATATTTTTGGTGCCTTACAATCCCAGGTGATTATAGTACATATAATGTTTTTCAAATGCATCAGCAAATGACATTAGTGCGTGTCTATGTCATGAATAAAATTCACTCTTAAGTATATATTGTTGGATATTCAGTGACCATTGGATGTTGACTataataaatgaagaaaaagacaTTGTCTACATTGTGGACTCTTTGGAAAGACAATACCCCGAGTGGATGGAAACTGTGAACAAGTAAGTTTATTTATAATGCTTTATGTATattgaaatataattttttaacCATTTTTTATgctaatttgaatttctttttttatgAAGTGCAATCAAATTATTTAATGGAATTACGGGTAGACATGGCAAAAAAGCACCACGATGGATAAATCTCTCGGTATGTAATATTCATTAGTTCTTCACTAAAAATAAGATCCATTGTTATATGCATTTATGTCCACAAGTTTATATAGAAAAATGCACAAGTTGGATTAGCTACACTACTAATTCGACTACAGCTATCAGAGGGCTAGGAAATTGGCTTTGAAAAGCCTTATCATTGgttctgtcttttttttttctttctttttttggtttgttatcaTTGGTTCTGTTATAAACTATAAGTTGATTGGTTCTTGACATTCACACTTACAATAGGGTGCACCAAAACAAGTGGGCGGTGGTGAATGTGGCTACTATGTCATGAGATACATGAAGGAACTGATTGAGGATCCAATGCTTTCTTTTGCACAGAAGGTAAGCATTTCACTTTTAAGTAATAATTTATTTAAAGTTATGTTGTATATACATTGTGTTGTAAAATATGTTTGCATAATTATGTAGTGGAGTAGGAAGTCGAAGAGAACCAGCTACTCACAAGAGCAAATTGATGAGGTGCGGATTGAATGGAGTGAGTTTGTTACAAGGAAATACTTGTAGATGTTTATGATGAAGCGTGATATTTGTAGTGCTGCTTTTTATGGAACAAGTAGTCTTTATTGATCGTATGTTAAGTTGGACAGAATTATTTAAGTTTCATTGTTTAATATGTAGTAGTACTTAAGTAGTTTACTTATTGTAGAACATGATATTTTAACTTTTGGTTTATGAAAGATATATTGCTTAATAattttttggtattttgattTCTCTATCATGTGAGTAATGAAAAGAGCATCCATTATTATGTGAAtggatttattcatttgaatattataaaaatttatattgAAAATAACCTCAGCAGACAATTTGTTTTTAAAGAAACTGATGTTGTACTAACCATTTTACATCATAATTTATCAAGAACTACGAGATCTAAAGTGCAAATGACATTAATTCTAGAGTACATTCTGATGTGCAATCCATATttaacaacaaaaactactaaAAATTCGATGTCATAAGTTTGTACAACATCAGTTTTAAGGTCACTTTGATGTCATAAGTTTGTACAACATCAGTTTTAGGGTCACTTTGATATgtaatttgattaattttgcTAGTATTACACAGTAAATAGAACTATAAATCAATTAACTACAAAGAAAAACTCTACTTACTGATGTTGATACGAAATGAGACATCAGAAGTTTTGGTTTAGACAACGAAATATTTTAATTGTAAAGCTTTTTGGCATATGTGTGACATCGGTTACTCTCGAAATTTCGATGTCTGTGTATTTTATGGACATCAGTTTTCCACCGATGTCTAAGACTACTATAATAGACATCACTTAACGAGACATCGGTTGCTAAATGAAAAAGACATCAGTTTTGAACCGATGTGTATCAACTGGCATGTAGTAGTGACAGTATGTATTTTTATCACCATTGTTCAAATTAAGTGTCACATAAATGTGTACGTCGTTGTACAACTGGAAGTGAATGAAAACCATCTTTGGAGACGGCCAGAGATTGTAATTGAGTGTTACCGCTTGCCAATTCCCAGTTATGATCGAACCTAGCATTGCTTATGTACGTACCTTTGCCGTTACAGAATAGAGCATGCTGATAATTGGAAGGATACCACGGAACCTAGCTTAGCTAGCGAACGATGAAACATACATGTTACTAGTCATGTACATACTGCTTTCTTCATCACCTCAATTGCAATTCTCATTTTACTAGCCTCCTTGCATGACTTTCACCAACTTATTTTCATTGCAGCACTACAATACTAGATAATAGTTAGTTAAATCAAATGACAGTGGTACATGGATCTGTGTATATGAGATGTTGGAGGTAAAAGTATTAGTTGGCGCCTAAAATGAAGGCAGGTTTATAGTAATTTAGTAGTCCGCAACAGTCTAATTAATCAAAGGTTCGGAGTCACCAATGTTTAGACTGGGCTTTCACTTTGTCATTTGTGCCAAGTGTTTGGACCTAGGGCTTTAGATTGTTAGTAGTGTTGCTTTCAAATAACCCTTTTCTAGGGACTATGCTT encodes the following:
- the LOC133727496 gene encoding uncharacterized protein LOC133727496; this encodes MVDTFGFVDPARVVSIGVSDSKNVVNNLVQRMQHGKSHRIFLVPYNPSDHWMLTIINEEKDIVYIVDSLERQYPEWMETVNNAIKLFNGITGRHGKKAPRWINLSGAPKQVGGGECGYYVMRYMKELIEDPMLSFAQKWSRKSKRTSYSQEQIDEVRIEWSEFVTRKYL